Below is a genomic region from Persicimonas caeni.
CACGGCGATCTCTCCCCGATTGGCGACCAGTACTTTTTCGAACATGATGGACTCCATAAAAATTACGGTTCTTTCGGCGGCGACGTTATCAGACCGTGTTGGGAGCGACAAGGTGGATGGAGAGGGCAAAAAAAAGCCGGACGCACCGCTGGAGGGGCGCGTCCGGCACAACCTAACGACGAGTTTTCACCCGGCGAGTCAGTCGTTTTGACGTTCAGTCATTCTGCTCTTGAAGCTTGTGGATGATCATCCGTTTGGCTTCGCTGTCGACGTGGTCGCCGTCGAAGACTCCTTCGAGCTTCTCGGTCGCCGCGAATTTGGTGACCAGGAACTTCTCGAGGTTCGCCAGCTTGGCCAGCGCTTCTTCGTTGGCGCCGAGTCCAAATTTCAGCTCGTGATCGCCATCCTCGGCCAGCCCGTGACGCATGCGCACGACCTTCTCTTCCTCGGGGGTGAGCACGTCCAGGTCTTCATCGCCCCGGCGCGACTCGCGAGTGACGGTCGTGGTGCCGGTGCTGCGCAGGTTCTTCTTCTCGTCAGTCAATGTAATTCCTCCACGGTGTCAGCGCCGCTTCCCTAGCAGCGCGACCTCCAGATCATTTAGACATTCAACTCGGCGCAACCAGGGTTGCAAACGAACTCAGCTAAAACATTTATATGACGAGTCCTCGAGCCCTGCAAATTTTTTGGGTGAGATTTATTGAATCACCCGTCGGCTCTCAGATGCCTTACCAATTTGATACCAAACCACAGCAAAATCGCAACGCCGAGGCCAACATAGACCAAATGGGTATATCGCTGGACCCAATTGGCGAGCTCTTCGATATTGTAGCCTACTAAGTAGCCGAGCGCCAAAAGCGCGGCGTTCCAGAGGGCAGCGCTGAGCGCGGCGAAGAGGAGCACCTTCCAGAGCACCAGCCGGGCGAGGCCCGCCGCCAAGAAGAAGACCGCCCGGAACGCCGGCACGAAGCGGTTGATGGCGATATAGACGCTGCCGTGCTTCTCGAATTGGTGGATCAGCTTGTCGACCTTGGGCCGAATCTTCTCGCGATCGAGCAGGCGGTGAATCCAGGTGTTCTTCTCCTGGTTGCGCGCCACCCAGTTGCCGGCCCACCAATCGATGGCCGCGCCAATGAGGCTTCCCAGCGTCACCGCGCCGAAGACCGCCCACCACGGCCAGCCGGCCGTTGGAATGAGCACCGCGCCCGCCACCGTGACCGTGTCGCCGGGGAACGGCGGGACGATATATTCGATCATCGCGCTCAGCATCAGCAGCAACAGCCCCCACCAAATGGCCTGGCCGGACAGGTAGTCAAAGATGGTTTGGAGGTCGTACAGCTCCATCGGGCGGGGTCCTCGAAGATTCGTTCACAGTATGGCCGCTACTAATCTACTCAAAAGCGTCGGGTTAGCAAAAGCGGGGTTGAGTGGTGGAGTGGTTGAGTGGTTAAGTGATTGAGTGGTTTCTTGTTCGAGCGCATAGCCCCATGCCAACCCAGACGAAGCGCCCGCGTTGACGATCACTCCGGATCCAGCGATAACGGGCAATCAAGGAACCACTTAACCTCTCAACCTCTTCTTAACCACTTAACCTCTCAACCTCTCAGCCGTGCCCATGGACATCGTAAATAAGTACCTGACTCAATACGCCGACCAACTCGACACCAAAGCGTGCCTGATCGCGCGCAACGCCATCGCCGACAGCTACGAGCTTCTGTCCGAGCACCTCGCCGACGGGCTGTGGCTGGTCGCCGCCGACGAGAATACCTGGGAAGCCGCCGGTGAGCAGACCGCGGCGATGCTCGACGCAGCCGGCCAGAAGTGGGAGCGCTTCGAGGTGCCGATGCCCGACGAGGGCGACCCGATCTGCGACGACACGCTCATCGACTCGTACCGTGAGGCGCTGCGCGAGACCGGCGCGGTCTCGGGGCTGGCTGTTGGGGCGGGCACGATCAACGACGTGGTCAAGATGGGCTGCCACCTCGAGGACCAGCCCATGGCGGTCATCGGCACCGCCCCGAGCATGAACGGGTACAACTCGGCGATCGCCGCGGTGCTCTCCGACGGGGTCAAGACGACCGGGCCGTGCACCGCGCCGCTGGTGGTCATCGCCGACCTCGACGTGATGGCCGAGGCGCCCTACCGCATGATCGTCAGCGGGCTGGGCGACCTGATGAGCAAGCCGGTGTCCAACTCCGACTGGCGCCTGTCGGCGCGCCTCAAAGGCACCCACCACTCGCCCGAGGCGATGGAGATCATCGAGCACGGCGCGCGCGCCCTCGAGGGCGTGGCCGAGAAGCTCCCCGAGCGCGACCGTGACGCCACCAAGGGCCTGGTCGAGTCGCTGATGCTCTCGGGCATCGCCATGAGCGTGGCGGGCTCGTCGAGCCCGGCGTCGGGCGGCGAGCACCTGATCAGCCACTTCATCGACATGACGGCGTACGCCTTCGACCAGCCCCACGACCTGCACGGCTGCCAGGTCGGCGTGGGCACGCTGACGACCGCCCTGCTCTACGAGAAGCTCCAGGCGCTCGACCCGGCGACGATCGACATCGACGCGCGCGTCGAGGCGCTCCCGGCGTGGGACGATTACGAGGCGCAGCTTCGCGAGCGATTCGGCAAGCTATTCGACGCGGTCGTCAAGCACGCCAAGCCGGGCTATCCGAGCCCCGACGAGCTGCGCGCGCGGCTCACCCAGTTGGTCGACGAGTGGGAGATGGTGTTGGACGAGGTGCGCTCGACGCTTCGCAGCGAACAGTCGCTCGAAGACGAGCTTCGCGCCGCCGAGGCGCCGGTGCGCTTCGCCGCGCTCGACGTCGACAAAGACCGCGCCCGCCGAGCGATCGCGCATTCGAAGGATATCCGCAATCGCTACACGATTTTGCACTTGGCGTGGGAGTTGGGCGTGCTCGACGAGTGGGCCGACGAGGCGATCGAGCATCTTTACGAGTAAGGCGCTTCGCGTTCGGTGGCAGGGCATCTTGCCCTGCCACCGAGACTTCGCGCCTCGAGCGCTTCCGCTCAGAAGAAGTTGGTGTAGACGTAGTAGCCGGCGCCGAGCACGCACGCGCCGCCGAAGATCATGGCGACGAGCACGAGGCCGATGATCAGGCCCTTTTTGCTCTTCTTCTCGGGGGCGGGAGGGCCGCCCGTGCCGACTTTGTGGACGCGCATGTCGCCCTGCTGATCGGCCGGACTCGGCCCACCCGGGGGCGGAGTGGTCGTCGCCGGACTGACGGCCTGCTGGGGTTGTTGCGGCTGCTGAGCCTGTTGCGCCTCCTCGGCTTCCTGGGCGCCCGGGCCGAACGGGCCCGACTGGTCGCCGGCCTGCGAGACCTGCGACGGCCCGGGGCCTGCCGGCTCGCCAAACGAGGGCGGCGATGACTGCGAAGGTTGCGCCGGCGGCACCGAATCGAGGTCGTCCTCGGACGGTGCGCTCATGCTGATCGTCGAGGCGGTTCCCGCCTCGTCGCCGGTGGCCTCGTCGGTCTCCAAACGCTGCTGGTCGGCGAAACGCTCTTCGATATCGTGCGGCTGGGTGTCGGCCTCCGACGACTCCGAGATGCCCGAGGGCGGCTCGGCGTCGGACAGGTCGATGCGCTCGGTCTTCGCCCAGGCGGCCTCGTCGGCTTGTGCGTCTTGTTCGGGCTGCTCGTTCGCCTTCTGACCCGGCTTCGGGATCTTGAAGCCCGATCCACCGCTCGACTTGCCGGCGTCGGTCGACTTGCCGGCGCTCTTCTGGCCCGGCTTCGGGATCTTGAGCCCGCCTCCTGCCTTCTTTTGCTCGCCGTCGCCCTGCTCGTCCTTGGCCTTTTTGGCCTCCTCGACAGCTTTTTTGAGTTCGTCACCACCGAGGGCGGCCATGCCAAACATGGTCTTCTTTTTGCTCTTTTCCTCGAGCTGATGGCCGCAATAGCCGCAGTGGGCAGCATCGTCAGCAATCTGCTTGTCGCAATTCGGGCAGTTGATCATTCGGCGTCTCCGAAACAGACCGGGAACTGATAGTGTAACGCGGTCCAAATTACGCAACGAAATCCGGTCACGTCAACTACACGGCGTCGCGACGGCGAGTAAAACCGAGGAATGCCGCCAAAATCACCCAGGCTGCGCCCACCGGCACGTTGCCCGATCCGGTCGCCGAGCACCCGTCGTTGACCGTCAGATTCTCGTTGTCTTCGTCGGTCAGCGGGTCGCCACCGGCGTCGTTGTCCGTTCCGCCGGCGTCAGGGTCACCGTTGCCGCCGCCGTCGGTCTGCAACGCCACCGGCGCTGCGTCGACGAAATCGACACCCGGCGCCGAGGTCGTCTGCGCGACCGAGCTCTGGAAGAAGATCGAGTCGACGTCGTACCACCCGCTGGCCTCGGCGCCCGGGGCTTCGCCGTCGAGCAGGTCGATCCGCAGTTGGGTAACCGCGCCGCTCCATTCGGTGTGCTCGCCCAGCGGGATCACCAGGTCGTGGTACTCGCCGTCGCCGGCCGCCTCGAAGCGCACCGCGCGCTCCTCGGAGAACGACT
It encodes:
- a CDS encoding iron-containing alcohol dehydrogenase, with the translated sequence MDIVNKYLTQYADQLDTKACLIARNAIADSYELLSEHLADGLWLVAADENTWEAAGEQTAAMLDAAGQKWERFEVPMPDEGDPICDDTLIDSYREALRETGAVSGLAVGAGTINDVVKMGCHLEDQPMAVIGTAPSMNGYNSAIAAVLSDGVKTTGPCTAPLVVIADLDVMAEAPYRMIVSGLGDLMSKPVSNSDWRLSARLKGTHHSPEAMEIIEHGARALEGVAEKLPERDRDATKGLVESLMLSGIAMSVAGSSSPASGGEHLISHFIDMTAYAFDQPHDLHGCQVGVGTLTTALLYEKLQALDPATIDIDARVEALPAWDDYEAQLRERFGKLFDAVVKHAKPGYPSPDELRARLTQLVDEWEMVLDEVRSTLRSEQSLEDELRAAEAPVRFAALDVDKDRARRAIAHSKDIRNRYTILHLAWELGVLDEWADEAIEHLYE
- a CDS encoding DedA family protein, which translates into the protein MELYDLQTIFDYLSGQAIWWGLLLLMLSAMIEYIVPPFPGDTVTVAGAVLIPTAGWPWWAVFGAVTLGSLIGAAIDWWAGNWVARNQEKNTWIHRLLDREKIRPKVDKLIHQFEKHGSVYIAINRFVPAFRAVFFLAAGLARLVLWKVLLFAALSAALWNAALLALGYLVGYNIEELANWVQRYTHLVYVGLGVAILLWFGIKLVRHLRADG
- a CDS encoding zinc ribbon domain-containing protein — translated: MINCPNCDKQIADDAAHCGYCGHQLEEKSKKKTMFGMAALGGDELKKAVEEAKKAKDEQGDGEQKKAGGGLKIPKPGQKSAGKSTDAGKSSGGSGFKIPKPGQKANEQPEQDAQADEAAWAKTERIDLSDAEPPSGISESSEADTQPHDIEERFADQQRLETDEATGDEAGTASTISMSAPSEDDLDSVPPAQPSQSSPPSFGEPAGPGPSQVSQAGDQSGPFGPGAQEAEEAQQAQQPQQPQQAVSPATTTPPPGGPSPADQQGDMRVHKVGTGGPPAPEKKSKKGLIIGLVLVAMIFGGACVLGAGYYVYTNFF